One Spirochaetaceae bacterium DNA window includes the following coding sequences:
- a CDS encoding N-acetylmuramoyl-L-alanine amidase yields the protein KLQTTGSSTNQRILPDQANEVKLIKDKLNGFLMSGNETFPEGNPPGGDRPATGNEISEQPNPPQPPIRIAISSGHSDRVWGAERPNLSMYERLEAVTVVDRVEEILIERGVEVFKFHDRISATEEASRAAIVRFHNTQNRLLDVNIHFNATEDIIISRAVGPEVLYRTGNTTAAAVAQTVTDALYDVMYDASIIPKRVIFPRNDLPFLNDCNENPIIIEVCFVNSRADIATYRRKFEEICQAIADSLVEAAQSLRAS from the coding sequence AAATTACAAACAACGGGTAGCTCGACAAACCAGCGGATATTACCGGACCAAGCGAATGAGGTTAAGTTAATAAAGGATAAACTTAACGGCTTTTTAATGAGCGGTAACGAAACTTTTCCTGAAGGTAATCCTCCCGGTGGTGATAGGCCTGCAACAGGTAATGAAATTTCCGAGCAACCTAATCCGCCGCAGCCGCCCATACGTATAGCTATTTCCAGCGGGCATAGTGATAGGGTTTGGGGGGCTGAACGCCCAAATTTGAGCATGTATGAACGCCTAGAGGCAGTAACTGTGGTGGATAGAGTAGAAGAGATATTAATAGAGAGAGGAGTAGAAGTTTTTAAATTTCACGATAGAATTAGTGCTACGGAAGAGGCTAGTCGTGCTGCTATTGTAAGATTTCATAATACACAAAACAGATTACTGGATGTGAATATACATTTTAATGCTACTGAGGATATCATTATATCAAGAGCTGTGGGGCCAGAAGTACTTTACAGAACTGGAAATACTACAGCTGCTGCAGTTGCTCAAACCGTTACCGATGCACTTTATGATGTTATGTACGATGCTAGTATAATACCAAAACGTGTGATATTCCCTCGAAATGATTTACCATTTTTAAATGACTGTAATGAAAACCCTATTATTATAGAAGTTTGCTTCGTAAATAGCAGAGCTGATATCGCTACTTACAGAAGGAAATTTGAAGAAATTTGTCAGGCCATTGCCGATAGTTTAGTAGAAGCTGCTCAAAGCCTGCGTGCAAGCTAA
- a CDS encoding alpha,alpha-phosphotrehalase, translating to MQLNKQSVYQIYVPSFADSNGDGLGDLAGITGKLEYIKNLGVSYIWLTPIYVSPMNDNGYDVAAYCSINPRFGTMTDFDKLIETATSLGLKVMLDMVLNHTSTQHEWFQKALAGEERYQNYYIFKDGTPGQPPTNWQSKFGGHAWHYVDKLGKWYLHLFDVTQADLNWDNPEVRAELYKVVNFWLDKGVKGLRFDVINLISKPKIFEDDTQGDGRRFYTDGPNIHSYLKELNQNTFGKYADVMTVGEMSSTSIENCLKYAGPKQDELHTVFNFHHLKLDYAGGDKWSLAPFNFMAMKQLFNQWQTQMQAGGALTALFWSNHDQPRVVSRLFSEGGNNSAYRRQSAVMLACATFLMYGVPYIYQGEEIAMPNAGFTGIDDYRDVETINYYKILRQSKSEAEALAIVAAKSRDNARTPMVWNGEKPGYGYTGGTPWLGFIKEAATINAENELNASGSVYRNFAKLLQLRQDYPALQSGTYEQLAAKHEHIYAYSRTLKEETVIVVCNFFNVKTSFNLENIGIYKLIFNNYNDATIHNTTMELKPYQAIVFIGGTL from the coding sequence GTGCAGCTTAATAAACAATCTGTCTATCAAATTTACGTGCCCAGCTTTGCCGACAGCAATGGCGATGGGTTGGGCGACCTTGCCGGCATTACCGGCAAACTGGAGTACATTAAAAATTTAGGGGTAAGTTATATTTGGCTTACTCCTATCTATGTAAGCCCCATGAACGATAACGGCTACGATGTAGCCGCTTATTGCAGCATTAACCCGCGCTTTGGCACAATGACCGATTTTGATAAGTTAATTGAAACAGCTACTTCGTTAGGTCTTAAAGTTATGCTGGATATGGTATTAAACCATACCAGCACCCAGCACGAGTGGTTTCAAAAAGCTTTAGCCGGTGAGGAGCGTTACCAAAATTATTATATCTTTAAAGATGGTACCCCCGGGCAGCCGCCCACCAACTGGCAAAGCAAATTTGGCGGCCATGCGTGGCATTATGTAGACAAATTAGGTAAATGGTATTTACATTTGTTTGATGTAACGCAGGCCGATTTAAACTGGGATAACCCCGAAGTACGCGCCGAGCTGTACAAAGTAGTTAATTTTTGGTTAGATAAAGGTGTAAAAGGCTTACGTTTTGATGTAATTAACTTAATTAGTAAACCCAAAATTTTTGAAGATGATACGCAGGGTGATGGCCGCCGCTTTTACACCGATGGGCCTAATATCCACAGTTATCTTAAAGAACTTAATCAAAACACCTTTGGTAAATACGCTGATGTTATGACGGTGGGCGAAATGAGCAGCACCAGCATAGAAAATTGCCTAAAATATGCCGGTCCTAAACAAGACGAGCTGCATACCGTCTTTAACTTTCATCACTTAAAGCTAGATTATGCCGGCGGCGATAAATGGAGCCTTGCTCCCTTTAACTTTATGGCCATGAAACAGTTATTTAACCAATGGCAAACCCAAATGCAGGCCGGCGGCGCCCTTACCGCCCTCTTTTGGAGTAACCACGACCAGCCGCGCGTAGTGAGCCGTCTTTTTAGCGAGGGCGGTAATAATAGCGCATACCGCCGGCAAAGCGCCGTTATGTTGGCCTGTGCTACTTTTTTGATGTACGGTGTGCCGTATATTTATCAGGGTGAAGAAATTGCGATGCCTAACGCCGGCTTTACCGGCATTGACGATTACCGCGATGTAGAAACCATCAACTACTATAAAATTTTAAGACAAAGTAAAAGTGAGGCCGAAGCCTTAGCCATAGTGGCCGCCAAAAGCCGCGACAATGCCCGCACTCCGATGGTATGGAATGGCGAAAAGCCCGGTTATGGCTACACCGGCGGTACGCCTTGGTTAGGTTTTATTAAAGAAGCCGCCACGATTAATGCCGAAAACGAACTTAACGCCAGCGGTTCGGTGTACCGTAACTTTGCTAAGTTGTTACAGTTAAGACAAGATTACCCTGCTTTACAGAGCGGTACCTATGAGCAGCTGGCCGCTAAACACGAGCATATTTATGCTTATAGCCGCACCTTAAAAGAAGAAACTGTTATCGTAGTATGCAATTTTTTTAACGTTAAAACCAGCTTTAATTTAGAGAATATCGGTATTTACAAATTAATTTTTAATAACTATAACGATGCGACAATTCATAACACAACGATGGAGTTAAAGCCCTACCAAGCGATAGTTTTTATTGGAGGAACCCTATAA
- a CDS encoding GNAT family N-acetyltransferase has product MNALQGKKVYLRAYKEDDLIESVNNVNHYPSRVRGDNDPPFPVSLEEGRKYIEKAIKAEDKPNFTFAICRTGDDKLIGDCGLFNFNATNRNCKIGIGLGADYQGQGYGYEALSLLNNFIFNELNLNKIKLNVFSFNTPAIKCYQKLGFVEEGRLKNELYRSGQWHDVILMALFSKG; this is encoded by the coding sequence ATGAATGCTTTACAAGGTAAAAAAGTATATTTACGCGCTTACAAAGAAGACGACCTGATAGAGTCCGTAAACAACGTCAACCACTACCCAAGCCGCGTACGCGGCGATAACGACCCGCCATTCCCTGTGAGTTTAGAGGAAGGCCGCAAATACATTGAAAAAGCCATAAAAGCCGAAGACAAACCCAACTTTACCTTTGCCATATGCCGTACCGGTGATGATAAACTTATCGGCGACTGTGGGTTATTCAATTTTAACGCTACCAACCGCAACTGCAAAATTGGTATCGGTTTAGGAGCGGATTATCAAGGACAAGGTTATGGCTACGAGGCCCTTAGCTTGCTTAATAATTTTATCTTTAACGAGCTAAATTTAAATAAAATTAAGTTAAATGTTTTTTCTTTTAATACGCCGGCCATTAAATGCTACCAAAAACTAGGTTTTGTGGAAGAAGGCCGTTTAAAGAACGAACTTTACCGCAGCGGCCAATGGCACGATGTCATTTTAATGGCTTTGTTTAGCAAGGGGTAA
- a CDS encoding BMP family ABC transporter substrate-binding protein, which translates to MKKTTLILLTITLLACGNYQQENIGLKVIQVTEAGGVTDGSFNQDVFYGISRFFAANPLAGSYSYVASPSHDLLEQTVRNAADENPTVLITAGFNFIDIIARVAPLYPAINFILVDGFVDLPNVKSIVYNEYNAGFLAGQITALAALRDGLESPVFATIEGMEVPAVVAYRNGFMAGIIELIPAANFERLALNNWTDAATARSFALMLRQRHGDNLYAIKTMAGSANGGAISFARELHQQGERLFIVGVDTDMYAMGLVSDGHSVVLTSALKLCNVDIYNALHSIVDGTFTSGLTEGETGFSATNILVQGLVLP; encoded by the coding sequence AACATTGGCCTAAAGGTGATACAAGTAACGGAGGCCGGCGGCGTAACCGATGGCAGCTTTAACCAAGATGTCTTTTACGGCATAAGCCGCTTTTTTGCCGCTAATCCTTTGGCCGGCAGCTACAGTTACGTGGCCAGCCCTAGCCACGACCTGCTGGAGCAAACGGTGCGCAACGCCGCCGATGAAAACCCTACGGTGTTAATTACCGCCGGCTTTAATTTTATTGATATTATAGCCCGCGTGGCCCCGCTGTACCCCGCTATTAATTTTATTTTGGTTGATGGGTTTGTCGACCTGCCCAACGTTAAAAGTATTGTATACAACGAATATAACGCCGGCTTTTTGGCCGGTCAAATCACCGCTTTAGCGGCTTTACGCGATGGGCTGGAAAGCCCCGTCTTTGCCACCATCGAGGGTATGGAGGTGCCGGCCGTCGTGGCTTATCGTAACGGTTTTATGGCCGGGATAATCGAGCTAATCCCCGCCGCTAACTTTGAAAGGCTGGCGCTTAATAACTGGACCGATGCCGCCACCGCCCGCAGCTTTGCCCTAATGTTAAGGCAGCGGCACGGCGATAATTTGTATGCCATTAAAACGATGGCCGGCAGCGCCAACGGCGGGGCCATCAGTTTTGCCCGTGAGCTGCACCAGCAAGGTGAAAGGTTATTTATTGTAGGGGTAGATACCGATATGTATGCGATGGGTTTAGTAAGTGATGGCCATAGTGTGGTATTAACCAGTGCCTTAAAGTTGTGTAATGTAGATATTTATAATGCCTTGCACAGCATAGTGGACGGTACTTTTACCTCTGGCCTTACCGAAGGTGAAACCGGTTTTAGCGCCACCAATATTTTGGTGCAGGGATTAGTTTTACCATAG